GAATTAACTCTCCTGGCTAGGCTTGTCATGTTTTCTATGAGAAACAGGAAATGTAAGAAAAGCTAGCACTTACATTTGCTTCGGCAGCAGGATTTACGTTTCCCAATGCAAAGAAAGCACCCCCGAGTATGACCAGTCTCTTTACCTTTCTCGCAAAGGAAGAGTCCCTTTTGATTGCCTGATCAAGATAGTTAGATCAGCTTAACCATAATGGCtgcaaattaaaatttctcaGTTATGAAGTTCAAGCAGTCAAATGCAGACAAGGAATACTGCAACTTACCAAAGCTAAGTTGGTCAGCGGTCCAAGTGCAAGTATAGATACTTCACCAGGATATTCAGAGACCTTTTCAACTAAAAATTCAGAAGCACTCTTCTCAGATTTCTTTGCTTTTGCAAGAGGTAGATCTGTGTTCCCCAACCCATCAGAACCGTGGATAAAGTCAGCAACATGCGGTATTCCTCCCTTTTTCCAGGATAAAGCATAATTAATAtaccaaaaaaagtaaaaagaaagcATATAACAGAACCTAGTTACACAACTGaaagaggaggggggggggggggggggggggcatgcGTGAAAGACtggaaatttcaatttcaaaagtaGACAAAGATACAGCACAATGTGCAACACAACAGAGgcaattttgaaaaagattaAGCAAACCAAATGGGCCAAAGTACAACTTCGTTACAATCTAACATACGTGAACACAAACATGCAGGTTAAGATAACGACGACATATTAAAACAGATACCTTTAGAGGCCCGGCACTGCCCTCAGCCACTGGAATACCTGAACAGCCTGCGATCTCACACTATCCTTTTGcaaattaaaaacactaattGATTGTGTAcgtattccaaaaaaaaaaaattacatctgAAACACATCAtacataagaaaataaaaatcaactgATTACATACCAGACGCAAAGCATTTTGAGTGGCAACTTCTGTAGAAGTATTACCAAATACTGTTGTCAAGCCCAATATTTCCAACTCCGGAGATTGAAACGCCATGAAAATTGCCATGGCATCATCTAGTCATTAATGAAAATTCATTCACATTTTAGACATTGCAGtgatagaaaagaaacacaTCATAATGCACCACTAAATAAAACACCTAAAGTATTTCTTGAGAACCATTCaaccttaagaaaaaaaaaaagctatctGGAATTTCCTTCTCCACAAACATATTTTCTAAATCCTCAACCCactttattttttctccttGAAATGTCAAAGTCAGCAATCCTTCCAATCAATGCTAGTATTTGGTACTGTTgagaaaaagtttgaattttgacTGTAAAGAGATAATCACTCCAATATTCAACTGAAGGgatacaataataatattttaaggCCCTGATTGATTTaatgaaactcaattttctaacaGACTTGGTTATCTCAATGGAACCTAAAGAATGAAAGCTTGGTATTGTGTTCCCAATTAATTTCAAGAAAAGGTAAAGCTttacaacaacaaccaagtctTAGtctcaaaatgattttttatgaaaataaaaggtGCCCTTACATTCCATTCAAAATCACAGACTGAAGTGACAaacatttacaaattaaaaacaaaataaatgaaataaatttcataGAGGATCACCATGGTTAAGTAATCGCATCTGTGACTTTATGTATCTCTTTCACtcaacatcaacaatatattaCTAACAACTACAAATCTAAAAGATATACAAATCTAAACATTTTGAAAATGGACATTTTAACCAACTGTTTTGGAATTGTAACTAAATCAAAATTTCTCTCCAagttttctcagcaaccaagcAATGActaagtcaaaaaaaaaaaagtctttgtttatttttctctcagaAATCCCTTAGTTCCGCTCATATCCTAGTCAAAGTCGCTGAAAacatagattaaaaaaataacaaagcaCACATTTGAACATAACAAACAACAACTAAATTCCACCACGCATTCTCACATTTCATCATCATAGATTaaatctctctcatttttaattaacTATTATTACAAAAACCTCTGTTTGGATGCCGAGAAAatgtagagattaaaaaaaaaaaaaaaaaaactcaccgaTGCCGGGGTCAGTGTCGATAAGGAGCTTGTCGCGGTGAGATTTGGCGTGAAAACCCAAAACGGCGTTGGTTTGTGCGTTCTCCACAATCGCCACACCCTCTCCATCACCATTTGTCATAGCGTAATCCATTCTTAGTATAATAATTGAAAAGACCAGACCAGACCTTTGAAACGaaacaaaaaagtttataataacTGAAAGAGAAGGCGACTGATATATTTATATGGAGGGTTTATACAttcatgtatgtatgtatgtacatGCGTGTGTATACAAAACACAagcacatacatacatacatacacacacaaatttGTCAAATACGAAAAAGAACGGTGCTGGCTGACGCTGGAAAGGTTTATAAGGGAGTCGCTATCGATCTATCGATTACGtgttctggaaaaaaaaaattacggtTGCTTTTGGTTTGGGGGTTAGGTAGGtaatagaggagagagaagggTATTGAATCTTGGACCAATGGTTGGATGCCGTGTGGCATATTCCAATGGTATCTGAGAGTCTTGTACCTTCTTCTTGTTTTCGGGATCTCCTCTGCGATATCATTTAATAAGGGGGGTTGGTTGATTGCTGATGTGTTTGATGATGATGTGCAGCCTTTTGTTACAGTTTTAATGAGAGAGGGGGTGATTCGATTCTACCGTGACGATAACTTTGCAAAAGCATGAACTTCCGTTTTggttttttcccccaaaaaaaaaaaaacataaaatgccGGAATCATCATGAGGTTCAAATTCTATCCGATTAAACgggtttcagttaactcaactaatgaagtctctaatggttaaataagaTATATGAATACCAGAAACTGATTGATGTTTTATTGTGATGATAGAAAACGCAATTATCAGAAACGAACGTCATAGATTAAAactttataccaaaaaaaaaaaaaaaaaaattctatctaaTTTATGTAATGTGATTTTGGGATTGAGTTTGGGTGTAATACTGCGTTGAAGGGTTGAGATTAAAGCACTTTTGATCTCAATCCtactatcttaaaaaaaaaaaaaaaaaagttaactctTAACTCCTatgttaaattttctttttttttttgagatgcaaCAATGCGCCTGAAACAATTCTCCGCGCCTTAAGGGATTGCCCCAAGGCACAATTATTGTGGAATTCTCTCTCCCCGCCCTTTCAAAGGAATCTTTTTTATGGTTTGCAATTGGTGGATTGGCTAAATTTGAACTTTAAGAGCTCCAAGACTTGTCAATCTTTGAATATCACTTGGGGTATCCTCTTCCCCTTTGCTCTGTGGACCCTTTAGTTACACTGGAATTGCACTGCTTTTGAAAGAATGAACCACCACAAGGATCTGAAGCTTGAGACACTAGCCAAGGCTTCGAAATTCTTGTACCTTGGAATGAATGGGAAGCAGACTAGGGCTAAGACGAAAATCCAGGTGCAATGGTTTCCCCCCCCCAACCAATTGGTTCAAGTTGAATTCGAATGGCTCATCCCTGGGAAATCCCGATTTGGCAGGTGGAGGAGGATTAATCAGAAACAAGAGGGGTGAATGGATTAAGGGGCATGCAAGAGCGATTGGTATTACAACAAGTGTAGTAGCAGAGCTTTGGACTCTTAGAGATGGgatatgtttgtgtttttccctcAAACTTCCAGCAGTAATAATTGAGCTAGATTCCAAGTTGGTAGTTGAACTTATGAAGAAGGAACTGGACAATCCTAATGGTATAGACGTCTTGGTCACTGATTGTAGGGATGGTTTGAAAGTCATTCCTTTTGTAAGGATTCAACATTGTTATAAGGAGGCAAACAAATGTGTAGATGCTTTCGCTAGATGGGGTACTCTATTAAGccaagatttttcaatttttctagaACCTCCTCCGAATGTAGCTTTTCTTCTCGGCCTTCATTCGGCTGGAGCCTTGTATGACCCTTTTTTGTTCCCTTTGTTTTAGAGGTCGGCTAGTTTTTAATTAAAgcatccttttaaccaaaaaagaaaaataaataaataagctttCTAATACGTTGCCTGCATCCAAGTTTCTCTTCGTTAAACTAGGTCCATTCATTGCAGTAGGCATAAGGAGAAAACTTTATCAGGCATCATAATCTCTTCTACTGGACActagtgaatatattattagatttcaattattaaatatattgaGTCAGTACGAAATTGCgaatattgtattttaaaaatatagcaTAAATTACACgtgtaatatataattaaacatactttgttcaataaaatatatacacccactaaacttttaaatttcaaattattttaatggttTACAAGAATcacacttcctttttttttttttttttttggttaaaaagaaTCACACTTCACGCCTGTTGCAAGTAGCAACTTTTAAGGTTTAAACAATAGaagaaatactttttttttcctccttaaaagaaagaagaaatagcACGCTGTAGAGCGTAGACTAAGAGCATTCACggtaaaatatttaaaaagtttagtttTAAGTAACTCTAaatactattttatctatttgaaTAACTCACTTTATAATGCACCTTGTAGCAAAGGTTTCATATTAacattcaacacattaaaataatataaacaatacaataaaataatatatttaacacaataaccaacaaccacaaccatcaattcattaaaatattatttttttttaacactatattaattttttttttgtttttgttttgagttttgagctACAGAGGGCTGCTATCtatagttttgagttttttatttatttatttatttatttttttataaatttagctGCTTTGCTGTAGCCACAATTTTGGAAAATTGGTTGTTAAATTGacttttttgtcaatttaggaACCTCATTGGGCTGCTCTAAGGGAATATAGAATTGTAATTTACGTATTTAACTGTTCTTTGTCAAGGTAAGATTGCGCCATCAAGGCCATGAACTTTAGTATTACTCATTCTCTCAAGTCTAAAAAATCAGTGTTTTTCCCATCCATCGTTTGGTCATCTTTTTAAAGACATCATGTCTTTAGTTAGTTAGTTCACTTCATCTGGATGAAGTCTGTTCCTCCTgatatttttaaagtttatgtTTCTAAGCTTTTAGCTATCAAATAAAATGTCGCTTAAGgctgtttctaaaaaaaaaaaagtatcatatATGTAGTTACAAAGTAGCTCACACTTTGGCAAGATTAGCTATTAATTTTCCAGATTATACCATCTGGATGGAGGATATTCCATCTCAGGACTTTCGGTTTGTTTAGACTGAGAttaccaattttatttaataaaattggatGTCTTTCTTctccccaaaaaacaaaaatagttatATACCAATTAATAAGGAGAATTTGAAAGtcagacaagaaaaaaaagtttgaccGCAAAAGTCAAAGATATTACGATTGCCATTCACAATATAGATGGAGTGTCACCAAGTAATGGTTGGGTACTTGGATTAGCACCATATTTACTTTGCGTGGAAATGTCAAATTATGTCAGAGAAGAGAATAGTACTCCCGTGGGAAATTCATATACGACTTTTAGCACCAATTCTATTCTCGTTTTGCTTCGTTtcgtttgatttttattttcttacctAAATTGTTGATTAAGGTGTAACATCAATGTAATTTCCGAATTGTTACAACTTTTATAATACGTTCACTTTGTTCCCTACAGAATTGCCTTTTATTCAGAAAAGCTAAACCTGTTCCCCAAGTACTTAACTTCACATATAGAAAGCCTCCTCAGTCTTCAATATTGGCTTTTAGACtagttaaaatggaaaaagttgGGATGGTTTCACTTTATTAAGGCACATGAAATTTCATGTGATACACGTTGAGGCACatgaaatttcatataaaaattgaaatgcaACGGTTCAGATTTCAGTGACCAAGCCAACCCACTAAGACCCTGACCCACATTATTCCACTTTCCTGATCATATACATGTGCAAACACATTACTTTCCCTTTCTCATCAGTCATCGTCAAGCAACttaatacaatataaaaaaaaattaaatagatacGCAATGCTCAGCACCAAAGTTGATTCACTTCAAACTTGTTTCCCCAGCCAATTATGCCCAACCCTATGCAACAACACTCACCTAAAACGATTTACAAAGGCAATGCAGTTGATAAGAGGTAACTTTTAAAGGTCAGAAAAACCCAGAAGCTTATTGAAGATAAGGAAAAGTTAAAAGGCATTGGTAATCAGGTGTGAAATTTACAACTACACATCATTTACAAGAACACCCAGCTTTATTCACATCCAAATTTCTAGTTAAGGTTGCTAATGGACTTTTGTAGGCTTTTAAAGACCAGCTGGATCTATATAGATCAAGTTCAGGAGAACAATTATTTAAGGGCCTCCTTTTGTCAAAGCTTAAACATAGAGCAAAGCACAACCATATGGAGCTTGAACTCAAGCACTTTCTTGGCCTCACCTTCTAAAGAAAAAGCTAAGGCACCCACTGGGACAATCACCATGGCAATGATATAAATGATTAATTCACTATGAGAACAAAACAATATCTACAAAATCGTTTATACATACACACTAAGCATTTATGTGCGTACAAACTCAGGTCATTTGCACTGTCGAATACTGAAAGCTTTACTGGTTCTACtccaaggaattttttttttaatagtatataTTACTGGGGCATAAGACGGGGAAGACTCAGCAAGACCACACATGGAACTGATATCAATGACATTTTTTCTGCACATTATGTGAAGGACCATAATAAGTCAGAATTTCAGGTGCCAAAATGACTGTCTTCTTTGTCCcttacaccccccccccccccccccaaaaggCCAAAACTATGATTTTACTCATATGTGACGACAAGAAAGGCATATAAAACATCTGTTGCTTCCCATGATTGCTTGCAACGGTGCCAATTTATAGCAGGCAACAACTCCAACATAAGAGCTCAAAAAGTAGTTACCTACCAGTCCCATCAAACTTGCAGCTGCTATTTCAACAAGTTGGTGGCACAATAGCATTGGGGGCATGAATATTAATTAGTAAAACAAAACTTTTCATCCTTGGTCATTGGTGGCCTCGGAGATCAACATAAAGAAGATTCATAAATATGGATGTCCACCAAGGTAGGCAATAAATCTTGGATCCATTCCACTGTAACATTGCCTTCTCTTTGCAAAGTTTGGCCTGCACAAAGTGAACTGTACTGATAGATGCCAGAGATTATAAACCTTTAAATACATAAACTAGCATAACACTTTCTGCTGTAAGACATGCATCTAAACTCTCTACATACACGAAACCATGTGGCAGTTTAGCATCTTTGTAATATTACTTCAAGATGATTTGACCACAAATTTACCCTAATAATAACTCCCTAAACACAAAGTAACTCAGGTTCAATGTATTCAACCTTGTTACAAAGACTTCTTCAAAACCATATAGGAGCAAGCGGCAAGCCCTATGAGAAGTTTGGGAGTTTAAAAACTGCTGCAGTTGTATGTCAAACAGGGAACACATGAGAACCTGATGTGTGTAACTGCTAGGTTGTGACAGAATTATGACCAAATTTTTTGGCTTTCCAACTAGCAGAAAATGGTAAAAGAGAGATGTACTTCCATCCAATAAAAAAACTGTTGAAAATGTCAAGAGAATAAGCACATCACGCCATGACATGACCTCAAAGAAACAAGAACTTCTTTATTCCTAACTGTCTAAATGCATGCAAACAGATAAACATGTTAGTTTTATGCAGATTCAATACATGCCTCTATAGTTTTAGGCATTATGCATCTCTAAATATTTGTCATACCTTCTTTATCAGAACAGTTCTCATGTCCAGCAGTATCAATAAATGCTTCATGCACTTTTTACATTTGGGGAGCCAATGGATTGGCAGGTGCCTTGGCCAGATTACCCTTTGCATTTCCAGCAGCTTGTCCAGAAGAAATTTTGGTTGCTGTCTCAGTTGCTACCATTGATTTCTTTATCTGCCAAAAATAGAAGCAATGATGAAAACTCCTTCAAAAGATACAAGAAATTTCAGAAAGAAGACTCCTTCGAAAACTGAGACAAATATTGATCTAAAAACTC
The sequence above is drawn from the Quercus robur chromosome 7, dhQueRobu3.1, whole genome shotgun sequence genome and encodes:
- the LOC126692099 gene encoding uridine nucleosidase 1 — its product is MDYAMTNGDGEGVAIVENAQTNAVLGFHAKSHRDKLLIDTDPGIDDAMAIFMAFQSPELEILGLTTVFGNTSTEVATQNALRLCEIAGCSGIPVAEGSAGPLKGGIPHVADFIHGSDGLGNTDLPLAKAKKSEKSASEFLVEKVSEYPGEVSILALGPLTNLALAIKRDSSFARKVKRLVILGGAFFALGNVNPAAEANIYGDPEAADVVFTSGANIAVVGINVTTQVMFTDDDLLELRQSKGKHSKIISDMCKFYRDWHVKSDGVHGVFLHDPVSFVALVRPDLFTFKKGVVRVETQGICAGHTLLDQGLKKWNSSNPWTECSPVSVAWTVNVKGVLDYIRKLLMKP